In Thermodesulfobacteriota bacterium, a genomic segment contains:
- a CDS encoding TAXI family TRAP transporter solute-binding subunit, whose product MKRASIILSLCILLALAGPVAAKTTFVSIGTGGTGGIYYPYGGGVAELWSKYVKGVKAVAEVTGASVENVKLAHKGETVIGEVMADAAVAGYKGLSKFKGKKHNILTMAIMYPNVLQVVTLKKNGITNIEQAKGKNISTGSPGSGTNLMAEAVFKALGIPLKSFKDSRLSFTESANALRDGTIEIGFWCVGPGTSSIMDLATTHDISIIEFTPEQAKKVVEYNKTYSAVDLPGGVYRGVDEPVPTVGVMNVIICQKSLNTDLVYNLSKALFEHNDYLCKIHPLAAFTTPENAVKYAPIPIHPGTIKYLKEKGIAVPARLIP is encoded by the coding sequence ATGAAACGAGCAAGCATCATTTTATCTTTATGTATATTACTGGCCCTGGCAGGGCCGGTGGCTGCTAAAACAACATTTGTCAGCATCGGTACGGGTGGAACCGGCGGTATCTATTACCCTTACGGAGGAGGTGTGGCTGAGCTTTGGTCAAAGTATGTGAAGGGTGTAAAGGCTGTTGCAGAGGTAACGGGGGCCAGCGTTGAAAATGTAAAACTTGCCCATAAGGGCGAAACCGTAATTGGTGAAGTAATGGCGGACGCAGCAGTAGCCGGCTATAAAGGACTGTCCAAATTCAAGGGCAAAAAACACAATATTCTTACCATGGCTATTATGTACCCTAACGTGCTGCAAGTTGTGACTTTGAAAAAGAACGGAATCACAAACATTGAACAGGCAAAAGGAAAAAATATCAGCACAGGCAGCCCCGGCAGTGGTACAAACCTGATGGCTGAAGCCGTATTTAAAGCACTTGGCATTCCTCTGAAGTCTTTTAAGGACAGTAGACTTTCCTTTACAGAAAGCGCAAATGCCTTGAGAGACGGTACAATTGAAATAGGCTTTTGGTGTGTAGGGCCAGGTACAAGCTCTATTATGGATTTGGCAACTACCCATGATATCAGCATTATAGAATTTACTCCGGAGCAAGCAAAAAAGGTTGTTGAGTACAACAAAACCTATTCTGCAGTAGATTTGCCAGGCGGCGTTTACCGGGGAGTTGACGAACCGGTTCCTACAGTCGGGGTGATGAACGTGATTATCTGCCAGAAATCTTTGAATACAGATTTGGTTTACAATCTGTCAAAAGCGCTGTTTGAACATAACGACTATTTGTGCAAGATTCATCCCTTGGCTGCTTTTACCACACCTGAAAATGCAGTAAAGTACGCACCGATTCCAATTCATCCGGGTACAATCAAATACTTGAAAGAAAAGGGCATCGCAGTACCTGCAAGGCTGATACCTTAG